From the Arthrobacter sp. PM3 genome, one window contains:
- a CDS encoding serine/threonine-protein kinase: MQFAQTGQALGASYRFGERVGSGAVGEVWTVTSADGRTFAAKVLRPEHADDPSLVERFVRERSVLLGLQDSHIVTVRDMVVEGPRLAIVMDYVAGGSLREVVEQAGPLRPADALNVAAEVFDALAFAHSRGVTHRDIKPDNVLLVRPWSESGAGDVRVSDFGIADVVGERIRQTTGLIGTPQYMPPELISQGRSGPAGDVYSTGVLLYELLAGRTPFAGPGPDFSVAYRHVSSRPPRIPVDDALWDILDGLLSKDPARRPTAHEAAASLRRLAPRLAGSAAMGRAVAPEDFDAVERPATVVRGAFTDEELTAFASASPVDHAAEAPELGEAGSATIARPIPRREVRPRPQARPEQRDAGPFWRTRKALLLAGAAALLLVAMVAGFVVLSPAGQDRAAAPGGDPVSRQLQDPALPTGLTISREASFEPSSGQVRLKVGYAAQKAPLSGDFLEVLPDLAGGDACPTVTWDGASVSRNQASITGLDVQCGWKISGLEVPAGGSVQVTATVPASSADPQVLDAWLRAVSEGTNAATQDPTVKGTAYPVQRLKGVEVLTPARVVTPSPLKITLVPVWAGGADELNPMYVSPASGKPSQMLAAVGGGEKGVRFSDGCGGALAVDSSGLTVTALQITPQCTVRASVGNFTELQSPPFGITSRENAQG; this comes from the coding sequence ATGCAATTCGCACAGACGGGCCAGGCGCTGGGAGCGTCCTACCGCTTCGGCGAACGGGTGGGCTCCGGCGCCGTCGGTGAGGTCTGGACAGTCACCTCGGCCGACGGCCGGACGTTCGCTGCCAAGGTCCTGCGCCCGGAGCACGCTGACGATCCCTCGCTCGTCGAGCGGTTCGTCCGCGAGCGTTCCGTACTGCTGGGGCTGCAGGACTCCCACATCGTCACCGTGCGGGACATGGTGGTGGAGGGCCCGCGGCTGGCCATCGTCATGGACTACGTCGCGGGAGGCTCGCTGCGTGAGGTGGTGGAGCAAGCCGGCCCGCTGCGTCCCGCGGATGCCCTCAATGTCGCCGCCGAAGTGTTCGACGCACTGGCGTTCGCTCACTCACGGGGTGTGACGCATCGCGACATCAAGCCGGACAACGTGCTCCTGGTCCGCCCGTGGTCCGAGTCCGGTGCGGGCGACGTGCGGGTCTCCGACTTCGGCATCGCCGACGTCGTAGGCGAGCGGATCCGCCAGACGACCGGTCTCATCGGCACACCGCAGTACATGCCTCCGGAGCTCATCAGCCAAGGCCGGTCCGGCCCGGCGGGCGATGTGTACTCAACGGGCGTCCTGCTCTATGAGCTTCTTGCCGGGCGCACTCCCTTCGCGGGGCCGGGCCCGGACTTCAGCGTCGCCTACCGCCATGTTTCCTCGCGCCCGCCACGGATTCCCGTGGACGACGCCTTGTGGGACATCCTGGACGGACTCCTGTCCAAGGACCCCGCCCGGCGCCCCACGGCGCATGAGGCCGCGGCCTCGCTCCGGCGTCTCGCGCCGCGGCTTGCCGGCAGCGCCGCGATGGGGCGCGCCGTGGCCCCGGAGGACTTCGACGCCGTCGAACGGCCGGCCACCGTGGTCCGGGGCGCCTTCACGGATGAGGAACTCACCGCCTTCGCGTCCGCGTCGCCGGTTGACCACGCCGCCGAGGCGCCCGAGCTCGGGGAGGCCGGCAGCGCAACCATCGCCCGCCCGATCCCGCGCCGCGAGGTGCGGCCCCGGCCGCAGGCCCGGCCCGAGCAGAGGGATGCCGGCCCGTTCTGGCGCACCCGGAAAGCGCTGCTCCTGGCCGGCGCCGCGGCCCTCCTCCTCGTCGCGATGGTCGCCGGATTCGTCGTCCTCTCCCCGGCGGGGCAGGACAGAGCGGCCGCGCCGGGCGGCGATCCGGTGTCCAGGCAGCTGCAGGACCCGGCCCTTCCCACCGGCCTGACGATCTCGCGGGAGGCCTCCTTCGAGCCGTCCTCCGGCCAGGTCCGGCTGAAGGTGGGGTACGCGGCGCAAAAGGCGCCGCTGTCCGGCGACTTCCTTGAGGTGCTCCCGGACCTGGCCGGCGGGGACGCCTGCCCGACGGTCACCTGGGACGGGGCCTCGGTGAGCCGGAATCAGGCCTCGATCACCGGCCTGGATGTCCAGTGCGGCTGGAAGATCTCAGGGCTGGAAGTCCCGGCAGGAGGGTCGGTACAGGTGACCGCGACGGTGCCGGCGTCGTCAGCTGACCCGCAGGTGCTCGACGCGTGGCTGCGCGCCGTGTCGGAGGGGACCAACGCCGCGACGCAGGACCCCACCGTCAAGGGGACCGCCTATCCCGTGCAGCGGCTCAAGGGCGTGGAGGTGCTCACTCCGGCGCGCGTCGTGACGCCCAGCCCGCTGAAGATCACCCTGGTTCCGGTGTGGGCCGGCGGCGCCGACGAGCTGAACCCGATGTACGTCAGTCCGGCGTCGGGCAAGCCCTCGCAGATGCTGGCCGCGGTCGGCGGCGGGGAGAAGGGGGTACGGTTCTCCGACGGTTGCGGCGGGGCGCTGGCGGTGGACAGTTCGGGGCTCACCGTGACCGCCCTGCAGATCACGCCGCAGTGCACCGTCCGGGCCAGCGTCGGGAACTTCACCGAGCTGCAGTCCCCGCCCTTCGGGATCACCTCGCGGGAGAACGCGCAGGGCTGA
- a CDS encoding YqjF family protein, which produces MRPDPWPAAPDLPRPVIMDQRWSDAVFLHWRIPEPVAARYMPPGVAPDTFDGSAWVGLVGFRMRSAGLGQGPGVPYFGTFTEINVRLYSREPDGTRGVVFLSLDASRLAVVLTARAAGIPYVWSRTGFLNGLAWDPAGHVHRSSGYAVRRFRGGAGSDFTVVPKLDAEATDPLSVHLTARFGLHYRFRGRTLYVPNTHSAWPLYQAEVTVLEDQLVRAAGIDVAGPPASVLYSPGVHTRFGRPRALARPAGGLPPAGAQA; this is translated from the coding sequence ATGCGCCCGGATCCCTGGCCCGCGGCCCCTGACCTCCCCCGCCCGGTCATCATGGACCAGCGCTGGAGCGACGCCGTCTTCCTGCACTGGCGCATCCCTGAGCCGGTGGCGGCGCGGTACATGCCTCCCGGCGTTGCCCCGGACACTTTTGACGGATCCGCGTGGGTGGGTCTGGTCGGATTCCGGATGCGCAGCGCGGGCCTGGGGCAGGGACCCGGCGTCCCCTACTTCGGGACCTTCACCGAGATCAACGTGCGCCTCTACTCCCGGGAACCGGACGGGACCCGGGGCGTGGTCTTCCTCAGCCTGGACGCGTCGCGGTTGGCTGTGGTGCTCACCGCGCGGGCTGCCGGGATCCCGTACGTGTGGTCGCGCACTGGCTTCCTGAATGGCCTCGCCTGGGATCCTGCGGGCCACGTGCACCGGAGCTCCGGGTACGCCGTCCGCCGCTTCCGGGGCGGCGCCGGGAGCGATTTCACCGTTGTCCCCAAGCTCGACGCCGAAGCGACCGATCCCCTGTCCGTTCACCTCACGGCGCGGTTTGGTCTGCATTATCGGTTCAGGGGCCGCACCCTCTACGTTCCGAACACACACAGCGCCTGGCCGCTGTACCAGGCGGAAGTCACAGTGCTCGAGGACCAGCTGGTGCGCGCCGCCGGGATCGACGTGGCCGGACCGCCCGCATCGGTGCTCTACTCGCCGGGCGTCCACACCCGGTTCGGCCGGCCGCGGGCCCTCGCACGGCCGGCAGGCGGCCTGCCTCCGGCCGGCGCCCAGGCGTAG
- a CDS encoding DUF1622 domain-containing protein gives MELQHIIETVGGFVDFAGVAVMVLGAVVSVPLAFRGYQPSRLPPGSEPLSFYRAYRQLLGRSILLGLELLVAADIIRSVAITPTFESVGVLGIIVLIRTFLSFSLELEITGRWPWQTQRDPAAASTAG, from the coding sequence ATGGAACTTCAGCACATCATTGAGACGGTCGGCGGTTTCGTGGACTTCGCCGGCGTGGCCGTCATGGTGCTCGGCGCCGTCGTGTCCGTCCCGTTGGCGTTCCGCGGATACCAGCCGAGCCGCCTGCCACCGGGGTCCGAGCCGCTGTCCTTCTACCGTGCGTACCGGCAGCTGCTGGGCCGTTCCATCTTGCTCGGGCTTGAATTGCTGGTCGCGGCCGACATCATCCGGTCCGTCGCCATCACGCCGACCTTTGAAAGTGTCGGGGTGCTGGGCATCATCGTGCTCATCCGGACGTTCCTGAGCTTCTCGCTCGAGCTGGAAATCACCGGACGCTGGCCGTGGCAGACCCAGCGCGATCCCGCTGCCGCCTCGACGGCCGGCTGA